In a genomic window of Scomber japonicus isolate fScoJap1 chromosome 17, fScoJap1.pri, whole genome shotgun sequence:
- the LOC128376912 gene encoding uncharacterized protein LOC128376912 has translation MWKLRRLRRQRRILLLLAELEHPPSPRKYCQVNNTVPVLALYFDGHSDMRPDYRLSRASFSALMDVLGRESDHGWGPEIDTLIFLFWLATPSAYRVVARAFDIPRATIHRVVHRASGKIATLLYRVVRHPTAEELPRLGGRFARLARSAAFNRVVGAIDGCHVRVKPPAQDAACYFNRKLFHSIQLQAMCDDVGKFLDVFVGYCGSVHDARVLRNSPIYYQQSYPPPGYSILGDGGYPCLSHPISLITPFRQPVRSHLQARFNNSLSRARCIVERSFGMLKTRWRSIFFKALEVDVTYVPEVIVCCTVLHNICMSNGDLLEPDADVRGPRRPAPAPPGAVSGADERQRIAMACYIPDHDYI, from the exons ATGTGGAAACTACGTCGCCTCCGACGTCAACGCAGGATCCTCCTACTACTGGCTGAACTTGAG CACCCCCCCAGCCCCAGAAAGTACTGTCAGGTCAATAATACAGTGCCAGTGTTGGCACTATACTTTGATGGCCACAGTGACATGAGGCCCGACTACCGCCTTTCAAGGGCGTCCTTCAGTGCGCTGATGGATGTGTTGGGGAGGGAATCCGACCATGGCTGGGGCCCAGAAATCGACACCCtcatctttttgttttggctTGCCACTCCCTCCGCCTACCGTGTGGTTGCCAGGGCCTTTGACATCCCTCGGGCAACCATTCACCGCGTAGTCCACAGGGCGAGTGGGAAGATCGCCACCCTACTCTATCGGGTGGTCCGACATCCCACGGCAGAAGAGCTCCCTCGCCTCGGGGGTCGCTTCGCACGTCTGGCAAGATCTGCAGCCTTCAACCGTGTGGTTGGTGCCATCGATGGCTGCCACGTCAGGGTGAAGCCCCCTGCCCAAGATGCTGCCTGTTATTTCAACAGGAAGCTATTCCACTCTATTCAGCTGCAGGCAATGTGTGACGATGTGGGGAAGTTCCTGGATGTGTTTGTGGGGTACTGTGGGTCAGTGCATGACGCCAGGGTGCTGAGGAACAGCCCCATTTACTACCAACAATCCTACCCTCCACCAGGATACAGCATTCTTGGAGATGGGGGCTACCCCTGCCTTTCTCATCCGATCAGCCTCATCACACCATTCAGACAGCCTGTTCGCAGCCACCTCCAGGCCCGCTTCAACAACAGTCTGTCAAGGGCCAGGTGCATCGTCGAGCGGTCCTTTGGGATGCTGAAGACTAGATGGAGGTCCATCTTTTTCAAGGCTCTGGAGGTGGATGTGACCTACGTGCCGGAGGTCATCGTCTGCTGCACTGTTCTGCATAATATATGCATGAGCAACGGGGACCTGCTGGAGCCAGATGCTGATGTCAGGGGGCCACGAAGACCAGCACCAGCACCTCCAGGAGCCGTCTCTGGTGCAGATGAGAGACAGAGGATAGCGATGGCGTGTTACATCCCTGACCATGactacatttga
- the LOC128376911 gene encoding circumsporozoite protein-like: protein MDEGAGMDEGPGVDEGPGVDEGPWVDEGPGVDEGPWVDEGPWVDEGPGVDEGPWVDEGPGMDEGPGVDEGPWVDEGPGMDEGTGMDEGPGVDEGPGMDEGPGVDEGPWVDEGPEMDEGTGMDEGPGVGFRV, encoded by the coding sequence ATGGATGAGGGAGCTGGGATGGATGAGGGACCTGGGGTGGACGAGGGACCTGGGGTGGACGAGGGACCTTGGGTGGACGAGGGACCTGGGGTGGACGAGGGACCTTGGGTGGACGAGGGACCTTGGGTGGACGAGGGACCTGGGGTGGACGAGGGACCTTGGGTGGACGAGGGACCTGGGATGGACGAGGGACCTGGGGTGGACGAGGGACCTTGGGTGGACGAGGGACCTGGGATGGACGAGGGAACTGGGATGGATGAGGGACCTGGGGTGGACGAGGGACCTGGGATGGATGAGGGACCTGGGGTGGATGAGGGACCTTGGGTGGACGAGGGACCTGAGATGGATGAGGGAACTGGGATGGATGAGGGACCTGGAGTGGGATTTAGGGTTTAA